TCTGTCTCCCCACACAACTATGTTGTCGTTGGTCAACATAGGTAGAGACTATGTGTATATCCCTTCTTGCCTAACCCATATTTTCATTCTGACCCCAACCATTTTTTCCAAATCTgcttctgtgtgtctctctctggtGGGGGATGGGACTGTCCCAGGTTTGGACGGGCTGGATGGAGAGTGCACTGACTCCACCAAACATTCTTTGTTCCTAACAGCTTCAGGTTCACATATGTTTTGTCCGGGCCAGAAGAATGCCTACAGTACCGGATCATTGCCAGAAGTGGCCCACATCCGTCTGCTATCTGGTAGAGCTCACTTCCACAGTGTGCGTGGAGATAGAGCGTCAGGGCTTGGCGTGGTCCAAGAGCCTCCAGATATACCGGGACCACGGGATGCCCTGGATGAAAAAATGCGTGATCCGGATGCCACAGGGGATGGCGCCAGGGCAGGAGATCAAGCTCCTCACGTTCCTGAGCTGTGTGGGGATAACGATGAGGAATGACTACATGAATTACCCACCCTCATCAACGAACTTCCCATCCCACATTCCAAGACACAGGCCCTGCAGCTCCTGTCCAACTTCTCCTTTCCCAGGCTATGCTCCATCACCATTTGGAAGCTGCATGAAGACATTCCCTACAAGATGACCGCTGCCCCAACTGTGAATGCCCTCAAAGGGAAAACTCCACAGCTGCAAGCACAGGAACCagatgaggtggaggaggatgTGATAGAAGTGGAGGTGCAGGACATACAACAATGTCCACCAACAGGCCAGGTGCAGTACCTGCCTGCCAATGACAGCAGCTCCTGGACCGCCGAAGAACTCTCCCTGGCATGCGCATATTTTGCCATGAACCGCCAAGTACCATATGCTGCATATGTCACAAAATGCAGCGAAAAAGGGATCCCTGCCAGGTCCTTTGATGCATGGAGAAAGAAGTGGGCAAAGGTGAAGGCAGAAGAGGAGGCTAAGTAAAGTAAGAATTTGTATGGGTatgtgtgtctgggtgtgttCACAAAGTTAGGGTAAGTTAGCAAAAGTTCGGGTAGTGTCATTATGATAGCATAGTTGGAGATAAAAAGTTAAGCTATGACAAATCAttgttcattaaaaacaaattacaaaaaaaaaaaatttaaaaaacaccctCCACATGGACTCTGCCTTGATGTGGCGTGGAGGCTTCCGTGCCTCTGTAGTCCTAGGGAGTCCACAGAGGCCAGACCAAAGAGTCCACAACTCCTGACCAACACTATGAACTTCCACCTAGGGCTTGAATTGCCTAGGGCTGTAGCCAACTAGGGCTTGCTCTACCTAGGACTGAAGCCACCTAGGGAAGACTTAAGCTAGGGTCAAAGTGGTAAGGTTAAGGGATGTGGAAGGGAAGCTTTGCCAAAAACGTAGCCAAAATTATTCAAGACAAACCAAGTGAATCTATCCCCACTTTAGGATGTTACCTCCTATCCCCACCAAATACCACTCCCTGCACATCACTGCAGCACTTAGGACTTATTTAAGCTAGGAAAAGACCAAAACAGGGCTGGAAACACCTGGGACTTGCTCAACCTAGGGATGTAGCCACCCAGGGCTGGTGCCACCTGGGGCTTCCTCAAGGTACGTATAGAACCACCCAGGGCTACAACAACCTAGGGGACCCTTCTACTAAGCTCAAAGTCCTTAGCTTTAGGAAAAAGAGGGGGTGGACATTGCCAAAAACCTCTCTCCAAAATAGTTACCATTCAACTCCAAATTGCCTGAAACCTGCTCCCATGCACTTTCTGGACTCACCATTTTGCCCTCTACACTTCGTCATTTTTCACTCTCCCATTCACTTAGATAGCAGATTTCAATTGCCCACAACTCCGGAACCATAGCTCCTAGAGACTCATGAGTGGCTGCTGTCACACCTAATTTGGGGGCGCTCAACATGCCTGTCATGTCCCCATCTTTCTACTACCTTCCCTTCCCGAGATACAgccaatttaaaaataaaaatgcccaTATCTCGCCAACCAAAAGTCCTAGAGACTCCGGGGTGGGCTCGTTGGAAACCCCATGGCCCAATTAGGTGGGGTAGAGCTTGGTTCCAGCTCGCTACAACCTTTCTATCAAACGATATTCCCCAAAATGAGAATGGCCCACGGGCCATCGGTGCTAGTTATCCCCTGAACCCTAACCCTTTACTGCCAGtgcttttaacatttatttaagtttttctttttgtttttttttgttttttacagtgcagATCCACACACATTTACTCTCCATGGTCAGAGAACTCTAGGTCCTACACATGTCCTCTCTATGGTCAGACTACAGCAGTATTGCAGGTTATTGGACATCCTGAACTGGCTGACTCAAAGCAAACACGTCCAACTCATCAGTCTTACTCACACTATGACCCTTCGGTCAATAACACCCACCTCTCACACCCCCACAGCCACGGACAGAGACaaagtgagagacagagggacagacagagacaaactgAAGACGGACTCTGAGGCTCTGCTTGTTGGAAATCTAGACCATGGTGAAACCAAGATCTAAACCAGCTGCTGTTCTCCTGCTGTTTATGCTGCAGGGCTGCCTGGCCGACCACGGTACGTCTACTTTACCTCATATTGTTCTAAATACTGCTGAGTTGTAGTTCATGTAACCCCACCACACCTCGTACTTCTTTAACTACTACTGAGTCTTAGTCACAGTGGTAGAAGAAGTGTCAGTCACACATCCAGAAGCAGTAAGTTGTGGTACAGTTGCAGAAGcagtagaaatataaagtatTACTGATCCTGATAATCGATATTCATATACTTCCTAAAAGTTCTTTACAgaaataatttatatattttctgaGGTCATTATTTCACTTTAACTTTCTATTATACTGTAGTATTCATATTCTCTGATCATTTACACACCTGCCTCAGTTCACAGTATTtttactcactcactcactcactctctctctctctcacactcacacacacacacacacacacacacacacgatccaTGGTTACAGATCAAAGTATTAAAGGTCGTTGACATCATAACGCAGGACGTACTGTAAACCGCAGTATTAGTATTTTTACATTCAGTAAAGTATTTTATAACTTTCTGTTTAATGGCTGACTGACTGTTAATTAAATTACACTCACTGGTCAGTTTATTGGAGACAGGCAACGTAATCTCAAAGTAATTACTCAGGTCAGGACTTTTTGATATTCAGTTtgattttaacatttagatATTTATCATTCTATCATCAGcagggtggacaaaataatgcAAACACCTGTTAAAACACCAGAAGCTTTTATTCAGTAACTGTAATAatttactgtctgtctgtctgtgtctctgtctgtaccTGTCCATCCAtgcgtccatccatccatccatctgtccatccatagTTTTCCTGAAGAGCCAGTTGGCATCGCAGGTGTTGGTCAGGAGCCGTCGAGCCAATCAGTTGTCTGAGGAGGTGAAACCAGGTTAGTTACCTGAACAACACTTGGCTTTATTTCACACATCACCAGTTCAGAACTCAGAGTTCATATCTGAGTGAATTTTTAAAGGTTAATGAGTAAACATCACGCAAtattttaaagaaatgaaacatACATTGAATTTCATTTGGTCTGATCCCCCCCCACCGTTTGCCTGATcaatacttttacttaactctttggttattttaaacatattttgatGTTAAAATTATTAAACTTAAGTGAAGCAGGGCTTTTAATTCTAACAGAGTTTTTCTCCACACTGATATTTGCCTGAAGATCCTGGATTACGggatattgttatttttattccaaatgttcagttttgttgttgttgtttttcatctttattatttatgtgaATTACTTGACAAAAGGGAACCTGGAGAGAGAATGTGTGGAAGAAATCTGTGACCATGAAGAAGCCAAAGAGGTGTTCCAACAACCAGATAAAACAGTATGACTCCATTTCGTTCTGGTCCCATTCACTCTGTTGTTCCAACAATAAAAGTAACTGTAACTATAACTGTCTGTCTCTTCTACAGAAAAACTTCTGGGAAAAATACCTGGGTGAGATTTTCTGCAGCTTCACCCCACTGACAgaaaaaatacaacacacatttatttattcaaaactaTTAAAACCATTTCTGTCTGTATGCAGATCATTTATGACTTCACATTTAAACATTGGTTTAAACTTATAAAATGGTTTGAATGGTTTCTGTGTGCAGACGATTTATGTTGAACTCTTTAAACTTTAATCTGATCTGTTctgtgaacatgaacaaacatgATCAAAGTCCTAAACAGATCAAAAACAATCTGAGGTCACAAACATACAACtacctgtctgtccatccattcatctgtccatccatctgtctttctctctgtccatccgtccgtctgtccatcTCTCAGACTGTAACGGAACTCAGCTGGTAAGAACACAGAacaacatcaacatcatcagACAGTGTATAGAAGGTAAATACATACAAACTCAATGTAAACTTATTGTAAACTTATTGTAATAAAATGGTCATAAACATTGacaatgtgcgtgtgtgtgtgtgtgtgtgtaggtcagTGTATTTCTGGTACAGGAGTTAAATATGAAGGAAACATCAACATCACACGGTCAGGAAAACAATGTCAATACTGGACAAGCAGCTTCCCACATCCCATAATAAGGTAACcgacaaacacactgacatccCATGATAAGGTGACTAACAGACAGACCGACATCTCATAATAAGTCCCCTACAGAACTCTGATAATGTCATAGATCTTAAATATGAACAGAATAATTTAGACCCAGTTCAGATTCAGAGCCACAAACAGGAGCTTCAGGACAGGGTTattaactgtctgtctgtctgtctgtctgtctgtctgtagggAGTACAATGCTTCAGAACCAAACAGCATCCTTCACGAGAACTTCTGTAGAAacccaaacaacaacacagatggACCTTGGTGCTTCACCAAAGACCCCACGGTCCAGAAGGAGACCTGTAGAGTCCCCACCTGTGGTGAGTCTgtatcagtcaatcaatcaatcaatcaattttatttataaagcccaatatcacaaatcacaatttacctcagaggctttacagcatacgacaacCCTCTGtgccttggaccctcacagctaatcaggaaaaactccccccaaaacctttaacaggaaaaaaattgtAGAAACCTgtcacctgacacacctgtagAGTCCCCACCTGTGGTGAGTCTGTatcacctgacacacctgtagAGTCCCCATCTGTGGTGAGTCTGTATCACCTGACACACACCCATAGAGTCCCCACCTGTGGTGTCTACAGTCCTAGGAATACCTCTGTTAATCCGGTGCTCCTACATCATGACTTGGACAATAacactgtcttttctttgaAGGTGAGAACTTTGTCCCGCCCACGTTGGCCCCTGAACCAATCAAAACCACTGAGTGTGTACCCAATCATGGCATCGACTACGTTGGCAACCTGACCGTCACCCTGGGAGGACACACCTGCCTGCAGTGGTCATCTCCGGAAGCAAAGGCCCTTAGCATGGACAAAGAGTTCATCCCCGAAGTCACTCTGCCAGGAAACAAGTGTCGTAATCCCGACAACGACCCTGAGGGCCCCTGGTGCTACGTGGAGGTCGCCGGTAATGTGACCATCGACTACTGCGACCTGGAGCTGTGTGGTAAATACAAGTAGCTACTGCAGAGTACTACTGCTGATCAGTCAACTGCCTCTTACCTGTCTgtccactgtctgtctctgacctgtgtctgtctctgacctgcGTCTGTCTCTCAGAGGATCCGTTGGTGGACTTGTCCACTGATAGAGATGAAGGACGGGAGCGCTCCGTCCTGCCACCTGACAGCAGAACATTTTTCAATCCTCAAACCTTCGGAAAAGGAGAAAGTGGTGAGTTGTGACGAGTCAACAAGTCATCGAACTAAATCAACTGCCTGAGTGATTACTGACCAGTTAGCAGGGACTGACTGGTTTAACTGGTTTACTGACTGATGTACTGGGTGTGTCGTAGTGTGTGGAGAGCGCCCCctgtttgaaaaacaaaacaaggtggATGCAAAAGAGAACGAGCTTCTGGACACATTCCAAGACAAACGTATCGTTGGGGGCGATAATGCCGAGGTGGCCTCAGCACCATGGTAACAACACTAAAAACAATGAACTGTCACAATGGTGACCATGCAGTAAACAACACTTGATCAGGAGAAACATGTAAACCAAACTATCTACCTGTGTATGTATCATGGTTCACAGGCAGGTGATGCTGTTTAAGCGCAGtccacagcagctgctgtgcGGAGGCAGTCTGATCAGCGATCAGTGGATCCTCACCGCTGCCCACTGCATCCTCTACCCGCCCCGGAACACGAACTTCACCTCCGACGACATCCTGGTGCGACTGGGGAAACACAACAGGGCCAAGTAAGACTTCCTTTCTATGAGTGTGACGAATATCTGAGATCAGAACACGAGAAAATTAATAATGAATTTCAGGTTTGAACGCACTGAGAAGATCGTGGCCATCAGTAAGATCATCGTCCACCCAAAGTATAACTGGAAGGAAAACATGAACCGTGACATTGCCCTGTTGCACATGACGCGGCCAATCACATTCACCGATGAGATCTTCCCGGTCTGCCTGCCCAGCAAGAACGTCGCCAAGGCGTAAgagtcacacagaaagcgtCAACTGTTTGACCCTCGTGTTGTACTCTATGAGTCATGTTCTTTTTGTCTGACAGTCTGATGAGCGAAGGTTACAAAGGTCGAGTGACAGGCTGGGGAAACCTGAAGGAAACCTGGAACCCTTCAGCCAGACATAAGCCCACAGTCCTCCAACAGATCCATCTACCAATCGTGGACCAGAACATCTGCCGCAGCTCCACATCCGTCACGATCACAGACAACATGTTCTGTGCTGGTAATGTTTTTATATCTACTGTTCTATAAATTAGATGCAGCAGAGACACTGTGAGGACGAGGATCTATCCTCTGTCCACAAACGACATGCTATGTGCTGGTAacatttttctttctactgTTCTATAAATAAGACGCAGCAGAGACACTGTGAGGACAacagtctgtcctctgtccacaAACAACATGTTCTGTGCCAGTAACGTGTATTTTTCTACTGTTGTTCTATGAATGAGATACAGCAGAGACACTGTAAAGACGACGgtctgtcctctgtccacaAACAACATGCTCTGTGCTGGTAacatttttctttctactgTTCTATAAATAAGATGCAGCAGAGACACTGTGAGGACGacagtctgtcctctgtccacaAACAACATGTTCTGTGCCAGTAACGTGTATTTTTCTACTGTTGTTCTATAAATGACACGCAGCAGAGACACTGTGAAGACAACGGTCTGTCCTGTGTCTATAAACAACATGCTCTGTGCcagtaacatttttatttctactgtTCTATTAACGAGATACAGCAGAGACACTGTGAGGACGacagtctgtcctctgtctacAAGCATCATGCTCTGTGCCGGTAACATTTATGTTTCTTCTGTTGTTGTATAAATGAGACGCAGCAGAGACACTGTGAGGAtgagtctgtcctctgtccacaAACAACATGTCCTGTGTTGGTAACATTTTTGTTTCTACTGTTGTTCTATAAATGACACACAGCAGAAACACTGTGAGGATGACAGTCTTTCTTCTGTCCACAAACATCTTCAAAACCGATTTAAAGTTTTTTTCAGACGTCCATGTTCTTCAGAGAATGAATCCTTTTGACTTTTCAtgtagcaccatcatcaggtcgaCATGTTCCTCAGCTACTCGGCTTCATAATGACATCAGTTTTGCTTCTGTACTTTAAATATGTTACGTTATGTGATCGCCATCACTGAGACTCGGAGGAGAAAGTCTTTACAACAGAAACCATTCACGCTGAACTCTGGCATCTGTTCTAAAAAATTCACTGAAAAACTCAGTGACAAACATACCCAACAGCACTGTGAGGGAACATGAGAGAATACTGAAAAGACACCATCCTGTCCTTAGTTGTTACTATGACGTTCAGCCTGTCATTCATAACATCTGTGAGATACGTCAAAAACATTTGGTTCAAATTAAGTCAGGGTATCATACGTCAGAAAATAATTTAACGTAATGTACTGAAATGTAATGTGTTataaaagtcataatatagtattaTATAAAAAAGCACGTTAACATTGTTGGCATGTTAGCATTCTAATTTTAGCATTGAGCTCAAACGACCCTCTCACCTGTGTCCCAGGTTATGAACCAGAAGATGACGAGCGTGGAGACTCCTGTGAGGGAGACAGCGGTGGACCGTTTGTGATGAAGGTGACCAACACAATTTCACAACCCACAGAGACCAATTTATTAGGGACAGGAGACATTACAGACACAGCCCAAtccaattcaattttatttataaagcccagtgtcacaaatcacaatttgcctcacagggctttacagcatacgacatccctctgtccttatgaccctcacagctgatcaggaaaaactccccaaaaaaccctttaacggggaaaaaaatggtaaaaatctcaggaagagcaactgaggagggatccctcttccaggacgggcagacgtgcaatagatgtcatacagaacagatcaacataaaaaattaacagtaatccacatgacacaatgagacagaaagagagagagagagagagagagagagagacagatgcaggacagacagtaatgacagtagcttacaacaatattaatgaaagtaataatattataattaataatcatacattaatatctggcagtatacatgtgtgacaataatcatatgtgtataataacagtagaagtatgactaatgactaatgatggcagcagcagcaggaggcatctggcaggaccacgacagcagcacaaccacacatgtcacgctgtccaggcaccgctgcgatatgagttaatctgagagacagtggagcacaaaggctccggagaagaagccgagttagtgacatccagaatggccgagttagcaagatgcagtaataggatacgagagagagcaagagagaaggagagaaggtgcccggtgtattataggggggtcctccggcagactaggcctaagtcagcctaactaggggctggtacagggcaagcctgagccagccctaactataagctttatcaaagaggaaagtcttaagtctagtcttaaatgtggagacggtgtctgcctcccggaccgtaacaggaagatgattccacaggagaggagcctgatagctgaaggctctggctcctgatctacttttggagacttcaGGGACCATGAGTCACCCTGCATTTTCAGAGAGCAGTGTTCTGCTCAGCTCTTTGTGTCATAAAATGTGATAATGTTGAACTGTTAATGTTGGGAGTGTACATACGGGGTTATTACAACATTATAATCAAAGCATCACGTCTCCTCAGATTTTGCATCAGTTTTTTTGGGTTGATATCATTTGTTACAGTTTTGATGCCAAATCTAGatttaaatgtatataaatCTGACCATTTGTTAActgataaaaataatttttttaaatggtaaaaaatcattaaaacacagtATTAAGAAAAACTGACCCAATGAATGCCACAGAAAAATCCACGCTGTGATTTGAAAGTTTTTTATTTGTAGATTTTTTGTaagattttaatttttctgtgaTCAGATGACAAATACATCTGGTGTTCGAGGTCTCACTCTGTGTCTGTAAAGTTTCATGTGATGATCACAGAGGTCACTATAGGTCATTTATACAGCGAGGTCTCGTCTCActacaatgaaaatatcatcatcatcatcaaactaacatcatcacacatgaataaaactgaactCTGAATCCACAGAGTCTCATCTTTAGTCAGACCTGAtccgtccatccgtccgtccgtccgtctacctacctacttacctacctacctatctatctgtctgtccttctgctcagagtcagagtttggaCATCAGTGTGCAGAGACGTCAGTGTGCAGAGATGTCATTGTTAGGACGTCAGTGTGCAGAGACGTCAGTGTTTGGATATCAGTGTGCAGAGACATCAGTGTTTTGACATCAGTGTTTGGACATGAGGGTGCAGAGTCGTTAGTGTTTGGACATTGATGTTTGGAAGTAAGTTTTTTGGACGTCGGTCTTTTGATGTCAGTGGTTGGATATCAGTTTTTTGGACATCAGTGTTGGGATGTCACTGTTTGGATGTCACTGTTTGGATGTCGGTGTTTGGACGTTAGTGTTTGGACGTCGGTGTGCAGAAATGTCAGTGTGCAGAGACATTAGTGTTTGGACATCAGTGTTCAGACGTGAGTTGTTTGGACGTCAGTGTTTGGAGGTTAGTGTTTGGTTATCAGTTGTTTGGATGTCAGTTGTTTGGCCGTTAGCGTTTTGGCATTAATGTTTGGACATCAGTGTTTGGAAGTCAGTTGTTTGGATGTCAGCTGTTTGTACAGCAGTTGTTTGGACGTCAGTGTTTGGACTTTAGTGTTTGAATGTCACTTGTTCGGACGTCAGTTGTTTGGACGTTAGTGTTTGGATGTCAGTTGTTTGGACCTCAGTGTGCAGAAACATTAGTGTCTGGAGATTAGTTGTTTGGACATCAGTGTAGAGACATTTGGACACAtcaggagaaaataaaacatttattcagaGTAGTTTGTGTCAGAGTCACTGACAACTCTCTTAAACATGATATTAATTCACTTAGTAATCTGGGTTATGTTTAAAGTTTAAGTGTGAACTCTGcattaacacatttattttatttgtgttaattTTTCTAAAGCCCAAAAAAATTTTGTTTCATCCAACAAACATTCAAAATCTAAACATACAACTTAAATCTAAAGTGTTGATGATTgaaacatgatatttttttaatcaaaaatagTAAAACTAGTGATTAGTGATCTTCTAATaattcaaccataaaatgtcttttcagttgctgttgttgatatatatattttatttatattattataaatgtaaAAGTAACGTCCAGTGAGCGACCAGGCTGTGCATGAATCATTGTGTAGGctatctgcatgtgtgtgtgtgtatatatatatatatatatatatatatccatatatatgtatatatttttatatatataaaacagtAGTCTTGATGtgtataaatatttatatttatatatctgtTAGCGATCTGACTGCTTTGTGAAAGAaccttttgtgttgttgtgtatttgtgtgtgcagtaTCCAGCGGAGAACCGCTGGTATCAGATGGGCATCGTGTCGTGGGGTGAAGGCTGTGACAGAGATGGGAAGTATGGCTTCTACACTCACTTGTTCAGGATGAGGAAGTGGATGAAGAAAGTTATCGAAAAGACGGGAGAGGACGACAACTaaactcacttcctgttgtcacTGGTCACGAAGAGAGTGCTAATAAAGTTTGTTCAAATCCTGAAACGCTGGTCTGATAAAAGTTTGTGTGACCATCCTGTGACAAGTACTTAGATAACATCATGTCTGAATATTAAACACTGATAGagtctccatggcaacacaaACATCCCATCGAATGTCTAACTGTGATTCATAAACAATAATCAGCTGATCTTTACCGATGAAACACAATTCACATTTTTAGTTGTTAGAAAATCAGAGATACACATTGTTTAAAAACAATGTCCTTGCCGTCCACGTCTACAGACGACGCACCTGGACCATCCTGGATCCATGATGAACAAGTTAATGAACAAGTTAATGAATGAGTTAATGAAAGAGTTAATAAATGCATAATGAACAAGTTAATGAACACGTTAATGAATATGTTAACAAGTCAATGAATGAGTTCATGAATGTGTTAATGGATGTATAATGAACAAGTTTAAATGAATGAGTTTATGAATGAGTTAATGAATGTGCAAATGCACAAGTGAATGAATGACTTAATTAACGTGTTAATGAATGAGTTAATAAACGAGTTAATAAACGAGTTAATTAATGTGTTAATGAAGATAATTGAAGTTTAATGTAACAAAGTTTAGTCTGTCGACAGACACTTTAAATCTTTGACAGTAACAAACTGAAGAAATGTCAACGTGTTTCTGAAAGTTTTATTTAATACAgtgaaataattttatttaatatagtgaaataattttatttaatgcagtgaaataattttatttaacataACTGATTATTTaatcatcctcctcttcatcgtAATCATCATAGACAGATGTATAATACAGCTTCTGTCAAATTTAAAGTTGATGaatggtgacctttgacctacttCCGGCCTCCGGAGACACGAGAGAAGCAAATTCCTCGCACGGCCTGAAAGAAAGTCTGCCCGGgtacagagaagaagaaaattgTGAGCAACACTGTGTAGGAGACGAAAAGCTCGACTTCAGGCAGATGGTTCTATTGAGTCAGCCGTCAGGTGTCGCTGAAGACACAAACACCCGGACGAATTTGTTTTGGAGTATTTCAGTTCTGAATGCAGCGTATTCCAGGCGTCATTACGCATTCCTCTCACAGACTGGTTGGAAATGATGGAGGAAAATGCGGAAAATATTAAGGAACTCTTTGCCAGCAGTCGGAGCTCTAGAGACATTATGCTTGTGAAAAAAACGCTGTTTTAGAAGACTCCTCCTTTTTCAAAtaccccttcctccctccctccgtaccaatacatttaaaaaagctaCGACTGGGGCGGACTAGTTAAAAACGACCAACAGACTCTGAAAAACATGTCTCTTCCGCCTTTATCAGCTCCTTCATCACCAGAATTCAACCTTATCAGGCCTTCTTCTGCACCACCATCGCTGAGGCGTTGGGCCTCTCCTTCTCCGCCGCTGCAGCCATCCCAGGGCTTTCCTCCTAGTCCTCCTCCATCAACTCCAACAATGCCCAATTCACCCGACAGCAAGTGTTCTTCTTCATGGCCCACTCCCGCCGCAGACGTGCGAACCGGACCTCCTTGTAAAGGAATGCACGATGAAACAAACTCAGTGCTGTCTGCGGCATTTCTGAATACGGTGAGAGCCATAGTGAGTAAACTGCCGCTGTATGTTTTGGCCCAGCACAGAAAGGAAATCTGCAACGGGTGTCAAATCAGCCATCCGAGTCAGTGTCAGCACGAATGTCTGGAAGAGACGTCGGACTATTTTTACGAGGTACGCCACTCCCAGCTGATGGAAAGACTTTGGACGGGTCGGTTTATTGCTACCATCCAACGAGCTCTTAACACTTGccgtctctgtgtgtctgagtaCTGGATCCAGGGCGCTTGTGATTTCCTGCTGCATGACTTTAAGACGATGAGACACATCAACCACTCAATCGCCAAGATTTACAACACGATAACCGAAGGTGACGAGGAAAAGATCGAAATCGTAGACCGAGCTCTGGAGTTTTGGCTTACAGAGTGAAAATGGGTCACTACTGGACTAAACTCGTAATGCGTGTAGAGGAACAT
This region of Epinephelus fuscoguttatus linkage group LG9, E.fuscoguttatus.final_Chr_v1 genomic DNA includes:
- the LOC125894740 gene encoding prothrombin-like; this encodes MVKPRSKPAAVLLLFMLQGCLADHVFLKSQLASQVLVRSRRANQLSEEVKPGNLERECVEEICDHEEAKEVFQQPDKTKNFWEKYLDCNGTQLVRTQNNINIIRQCIEGQCISGTGVKYEGNINITRSGKQCQYWTSSFPHPIIREYNASEPNSILHENFCRNPNNNTDGPWCFTKDPTVQKETCRVPTCGENFVPPTLAPEPIKTTECVPNHGIDYVGNLTVTLGGHTCLQWSSPEAKALSMDKEFIPEVTLPGNKCRNPDNDPEGPWCYVEVAGNVTIDYCDLELCEDPLVDLSTDRDEGRERSVLPPDSRTFFNPQTFGKGESVCGERPLFEKQNKVDAKENELLDTFQDKRIVGGDNAEVASAPWQVMLFKRSPQQLLCGGSLISDQWILTAAHCILYPPRNTNFTSDDILVRLGKHNRAKFERTEKIVAISKIIVHPKYNWKENMNRDIALLHMTRPITFTDEIFPVCLPSKNVAKALMSEGYKGRVTGWGNLKETWNPSARHKPTVLQQIHLPIVDQNICRSSTSVTITDNMFCAGYEPEDDERGDSCEGDSGGPFVMKYPAENRWYQMGIVSWGEGCDRDGKYGFYTHLFRMRKWMKKVIEKTGEDDN